In the Brassica rapa cultivar Chiifu-401-42 unplaced genomic scaffold, CAAS_Brap_v3.01 Scaffold0576, whole genome shotgun sequence genome, one interval contains:
- the LOC103865972 gene encoding defensin-like protein 58, protein MNIRQTFVMLFLVVVLVTSSLSNSNVFASRVMSANPFSNSTVLASPGVEATPSQIHICYKPCTKTYGVYPCYDDCLSKNFDDGNCEYNGLCCCT, encoded by the exons ATGAATATCAGACAAACTTTTGTGATGTTGTTTCTTGTAGTAGTATTAGTAACGTCGTCGTTGTCCAACTCCAACGTTTTCGCATCACGGG tgatgTCGGCAAATCCATTCTCCAATTCCACCGTACTGGCTTCACCGG GCGTCGAGGCAACGCCATCTCAGATTCACATTTGCTATAAACCTTGTACAAAAACTTACGGTGTTTATCCATGCTACGATGACTGCCTAAGCAAAAATTTTGATGATGGAAATTGTGAATATAATGGACTTTGTTGCTGCACATAA